A genomic segment from Salvia splendens isolate huo1 chromosome 13, SspV2, whole genome shotgun sequence encodes:
- the LOC121759971 gene encoding uncharacterized protein LOC121759971 isoform X2, with protein MRGRFRREGEGSCRSLQRSISWHMHPTVTAAESNSFFKERQEEVDQLLDKTRTEMHGTLQPGGRSPKQANGLTSASQLKPSSENAQNSGTSFPSQTKVKKRERGDHSVDPVKRERFSKTDDSASGQHKIEKKSDIAKITEKGGVVDFEGVEKLLQLMQHRVEKKMDLNSRAMLAGVVAATEKIECLNRFVQLKGLSVFDEWLQEIHKGKVGGGNNSKDGDKPVEEFLLVLLRALDNLPVNLPALQTCNIGRSVNHLRSHKNVEIQRKARSLVDTWKKRVQAEMTSTDAETGSAQGGPVWSSKSRPPEASHAASRTLSGSDVAMRSSITHSASKTTSVKSSHGENNTKSASSSPGPAKPSSPPASVKESQPGTSVGGSGTPDAPLIREDRSSSSNQSHSYSPSVSTKEEAKSSTAVSASKISSSSSRNRKGGGFPGVSGVQKDSSSSRSLSSIRNSTSDKVSQSGMVSERFSDGPVLEAGNPKLIVKIPNRSQSPSQGVRGVSPEDPSALSSQTSQPVISDKLDQFDNNSRAKSDALQCNASPDTNVESCRVNDKEDVVTGSGDGAGSAAVHIKEEKSISTEDSGRPMEGPKKNQLKCGKLHETSFSPMNALIESCVKYSEAHSSLSPEDDVGMNLLASVATGEMSRSEIVSPSDSTERSTPAAEGVCFNDDAKSKPSPEDEIRGTESQQVCNDGDGVYKKQVLLNGSFSEDGLHLSKQASFSTDVDCHPSHTSADMRAGEGSKPYDAASRDSRSTADPNWEFSKNLTEKTDANQKTGDEVDKKFQEENTPSGNGMDNIGDCKKDGTSVAGTDYKSGDDPSDTAKGIAMAEDAFTNQLCNMDCKSDVKDALMVGTNSMKKITAIVVKSELKERVSDEKTHHTSSHLIFSEAGDAVKVSEMDEKDIKTCVSDVERAIINRRVDRNTAIDGCSTASSCSTGDGLRSHNMETATEKKEISEPVSLPETGFPASVSLEGHTNENIRGSKPLAIKVDEVESASEVPSAAARADPDARVKFDLNEGFSVDDGKYGEPGSLAASFSTTVQMSNSLQASVNHFPTLHPASITVAAAAKGPFVPPEDLLRSKGELGWKGSAATSAFRPAEPRKVIEVPLATTKFSRDASTSKSGRAMLDIDLNVDLNEPDESFETASRDCYLVNDSSILLNKSSGFIPVLGSGGLDLDLNRVDESNENGQCSTSRSYNEESSVVLVKPSGGLPYADVQRGFDLNDQPGFDDGGAEHLRNTQQFKVALTSQLPYIGPRANNPGLGSLSSWFPPASTYSAAAIPLNILDRTDQSFQAIPPGASQRMFGHAGISPFTPDVYRGSVLSSSPAVSFPSGPFQFPVLPYGHSFPLSSANFPIGGTSFADASSGTRLFAPPVNSQLLGPVSAIPSQFQRPIMVGLPDNSSNSGLENSRKWVRQGLDLNAGPGAVEGDVREDNLPHSSSLHSVINSHAQAEEQARLCPVSGVKRAEPDGGWDKETIRYKQPSWQ; from the coding sequence AGGTGGAGTTGTAGACTTTGAAGGAGTTGAGAAGCTATTACAATTAATGCAACATAGAGTGGAGAAGAAAATGGATTTAAATAGCCGTGCCATGCTTGCTGGTGTAGTAGCTGCAACTGAGAAGATTGAGTGCCTCAATCGTTTTGTGCAGTTGAAGGGTTTATCTGTATTTGATGAGTGGCTGCAGGAGATCCATAAGGGGAAGGTTGGTGGTGGTAACAATTCAAAGGATGGTGACAAACCTGTGGAGGAATTTCTTTTGGTTTTACTTCGCGCTCTAGATAACCTTCCTGTGAACCTCCCTGCGCTTCAAACATGCAACATTGGTAGATCTGTGAATCATCTACGATCACATAAAAATGTAGAAATTCAAAGGAAGGCTCGAAGTTTAGTTGACACGTGGAAGAAACGCGTTCAGGCGGAAATGACTAGTACTGACGCAGAGACTGGTTCTGCCCAAGGTGGACCTGTATGGTCTTCCAAATCACGCCCCCCAGAGGCTTCCCATGCTGCTAGCAGAACACTGAGTGGATCTGATGTTGCCATGAGAAGCTCTATCACTCATTCTGCGTCTAAAACTACTTCAGTCAAGTCCTCACATGGAGAAAATAACACAAAGTCTGCTTCTTCATCTCCTGGTCCAGCAAAACCATCTTCACCGCCAGCATCTGTTAAGGAGAGCCAACCTGGAACTTCTGTCGGTGGCAGTGGCACTCCTGACGCCCCTCTAATTAGGGAGGATAGGAGCAGCAGTTCAAATCAGTCTCATAGTTACAGTCCTTCAGTTTCAACAAAAGAGGAGGCAAAGAGTTCGACAGCAGTTTCTGCATCTAAGATATCAAGCAGTAGTTCTCGAAATCGAAAAGGTGGTGGTTTTCCAGGGGTTAGTGGAGTTCAGAAAGACAGCAGCTCTAGCAGAAGTTTATCATCTATAAGAAATTCTACCTCAGATAAAGTATCTCAATCTGGTATGGTGAGTGAAAGGTTTAGCGATGGACCAGTGCTTGAAGCAGGCAATCCTAAGCTAATTGTTAAGATACCAAACCGGTCACAGAGCCCAAGTCAAGGTGTCAGGGGAGTATCTCCCGAAGATCCTTCTGCTCTGAGTAGCCAAACATCTCAACCTGTGATTTCAGacaaacttgatcagtttgacaaTAATTCAAGGGCGAAGAGTGATGCTCTCCAATGTAATGCTAGCCCTGACACGAATGTTGAATCTTGTCGAGTTAATGATAAGGAAGATGTAGTGACTGGATCTGGTGATGGAGCTGGGTCAGCTGCTGTACATATCAAAGAAGAGAAAAGTATATCAACCGAAGACTCCGGTCGACCTATGGAAGGCCCAAAAAAGAACCAACTGAAGTGTGGAAAGTTGCATGAAACTTCTTTTAGCCCCATGAATGCTTTAATTGAAAGCTGCGTTAAATATTCTGAAGCACACTCTTCATTGTCCCCCGAGGATGATGTAGGGATGAACTTACTGGCTAGTGTGGCAACTGGGGAAATGTCAAGATCAGAAATTGTTTCGCCCTCTGATTCAACTGAAAGAAGCACACCTGCAGCAGAGGGAGTTTGCTTTAATGATGATGCAAAATCAAAGCCTTCCCCTGAAGATGAAATTCGAGGAACTGAAAGTCAGCAGGTTTGCAATGACGGAGATGGTGTTTACAAGAAACAGGTTTTGTTAAATGGTTCATTCTCTGAAGATGGATTACATCTGTCTAAACAAGCATCATTCTCTACGGACGTAGATTGTCATCCATCACATACTTCTGCAGACATGCGAGCTGGAGAGGGAAGCAAACCCTATGACGCTGCTAGCAGAGATTCTAGAAGCACTGCTGACCCTAATTGGGAGTTTAGTAAGAATTTGACTGAAAAGACTGATGCCAATCAGAAGACTGGAGATGAAGTTGATAAAAAATTCCAGGAGGAAAATACCCCATCAGGCAATGGCATGGATAACATTGGCGACTGTAAAAAAGATGGAACTAGTGTTGCTGGGACTGATTACAAGTCTGGTGATGATCCCTCAGACACAGCTAAGGGGATAGCAATGGCTGAAGATGCATTTACGAATCAATTGTGTAATATGGACTGCAAGAGTGATGTAAAGGATGCATTGATGGTGGGTACTAACTCGATGAAGAAAATCACTGCTATAGTTGTAAAGTCTGAACTCAAAGAAAGAGTTAGTGATGAGAAGACACATCATACCTCATCACACCTGATATTTTCTGAAGCTGGTGATGCAGTCAAAGTCAGTGAAATGGATGAAAAGGATATCAAGACGTGTGTTAGTGATGTTGAAAGGGCTATCATCAATCGGAGAGTTGACAGAAACACAGCCATTGATGGCTGTAGTACTGCTAGTTCATGTTCCACTGGTGATGGTCTTAGAAGTCATAATATGGAAACAGCTACAGAAAAGAAAGAGATCAGCGAGCCGGTCTCACTCCCTGAGACAGGCTTTCCTGCTTCTGTTTCTCTCGAAGGGCATACAAATGAAAACATTAGAGGATCAAAACCTCTTGCAATTAAAGTCGATGAAGTAGAATCTGCTTCAGAAGTGCCCTCTGCTGCAGCAAGAGCAGATCCAGATGCAAGAGTAAAGTTTGATCTGAATGAAGggtttagtgttgatgatggaAAATATGGGGAGCCAGGGAGTTTGGCGGCCTCTTTTTCAACAACTGTTCAGATGTCCAACAGCCTGCAAGCTTCTGTAAACCATTTTCCTACTCTCCATCCTGCTTCCATTACAGTGGCTGCTGCTGCAAAAGGCCCCTTTGTTCCTCCAGAGGACCTTTTGAGAAGTAAAGGGGAATTGGGTTGGAAGGGATCTGCTGCCACTAGTGCATTTCGCCCAGCCGAACCAAGAAAGGTTATTGAAGTGCCTTTGGCTACAACCAAATTCTCACGTGATGCTTCTACCAGTAAAAGTGGCCGTGCTATGTTGGATATAGATCTTAATGTAGACCTAAATGAGCCAGATGAAAGTTTCGAGACAGCTTCTCGAGATTGTTATTTGGTTAACGATAGTTCGATATTGCTTAATAAAAGTTCAGGTTTTATACCAGTTCTTGGCTCTGGTGGACTGGATTTGGATTTGAATAGAGTTGATGAATCTAATGAGAATGGACAGTGTTCTACCAGCCGGAGTTATAATGAAGAGAGTTCTGTAGTACTTGTCAAACCCTCAGGAGGCTTACCGTATGCTGATGTTCAAAGGGGTTTTGATCTCAATGATCAGCCTGGTTTTGATGATGGTGGTGCAGAGCACTTAAGAAACACTCAACAATTCAAAGTTGCTTTGACATCCCAGTTGCCTTATATTGGTCCTAGAGCAAATAATCCTGGACTTGGTAGTTTGTCGTCTTGGTTCCCTCCAGCTAGTACTTATTCAGCTGCGGCAATTCCATTAAATATACTTGATCGAACTGACCAATCATTTCAAGCAATTCCACCTGGAGCATCCCAGAGAATGTTTGGCCATGCTGGCATATCTCCATTTACGCCTGATGTTTACCGTGGATCAGTATTGTCCTCATCTCCTGCTGTCTCATTCCCGTCTGGTCCTTTCCAGTTTCCGGTGCTCCCTTATGGGCACTCTTTTCCTCTATCATCTGCCAATTTTCCCATTGGCGGAACCTCATTTGCAGATGCCTCATCTGGTACTAGGCTTTTTGCACCTCCTGTGAATTCTCAATTGTTGGGACCAGTTAGTGCAATTCCATCCCAATTTCAGAGACCAATAATGGTTGGTCTTCCAGATAATAGCAGTAACAGTGGATTGGAAAACAGCCGAAAGTGGGTTAGACAAGGTCTAGACCTCAATGCTGGCCCTGGAGCGGTTGAAGGTGATGTCAGGGAAGACAATTTGCCTCATTCATCAAGTCTACACTCTGTTATCAATTCGCATGCTCAAGCAGAGGAGCAAGCTAGGCTCTGTCCAGTTTCAGGTGTGAAGAGGGCGGAACCTGACGGAGGGTGGGATAAAGAAACGATCAGATACAAGCAGCCATCATGGCAGTAG